A DNA window from Megalobrama amblycephala isolate DHTTF-2021 linkage group LG11, ASM1881202v1, whole genome shotgun sequence contains the following coding sequences:
- the ephx1 gene encoding epoxide hydrolase 1 has product MYIELAMALGLGAVVALVFLKNRKNVLKAQDGWWGVGTCPQGPEDDSIRPFKVETTPEEIEDLHRRLDQTRSFPSLEDSQFNYGFNSKYLDKVVSYWRNDFNWRKQVDKLNKYPHFKTKIEGIDIHYVHVKPKNLPEGTQAVPLMMVHGWPGSFYEFYGIIPLLTEPSSADDIAFEVICPSIPGYGFSEAPHKKGFDSVCAAHIFNKLMKRLGFNKYYVQGGDWGWLITTNMAQLEPNAVKGLHVNFAPPAKPGLLMVLSILFGRRFPKLFGFTEHDVKRLFPCMEKLVVDAVKETGYMHIQSTKPDTAGRGLNDSPVGLAAYILEKFSTWTDHEFKNLEDGGLERKFSLDDLLTNVMIYWTSRCIISSMRFYKENFGKGLNQPHAKLPVYIPTAVASFPNELMHTPKLWVTQKYRRLKTYTPMARGGHFAAMEEPQLLAEDVQNFVKIVEKRKKK; this is encoded by the exons ATGTACATAGAGTTGGCAATGGCATTGGGGCTCGGAGCAGTGGTTGCTCTGGTATTCCTGAAGAACAGAAAGAATGTCCTGAAAGCTCAGGATGGGTGGTGGGGTGTGGGAACTTGTCCCCAAGGACCTGAGGACGATAGTATCCGCCCGTTTAAAGTTGAGACAACTCCAGAAGAAATTGAG GATTTGCACCGCCGGCTGGATCAGACCCGCTCCTTTCCATCTCTTGAAGACAGTCAGTTTAACTATGGCTTCAACTCTAAATACCTTGATAAGGTTGTGTCTTATTGGAGGAATGATTTTAATTGGAGGAAACAAGTGGATAAACTGAACAAATATCCTCATTTCAAAACCAAAATCGAAG GTATCGATATTCACTATGTTCACGTGAAACCGAAGAACCTGCCAGAGGGAACCCAGGCAGTACCTCTGATGATGGTACATGGCTGGCCAGGCTCCTTCTATGAGTTCTATGGTATCATCCCCCTGCTTACGGAGCCATCCAGCGCCGACGACATAGCCTTCGAAGTCATTTGTCCCTCAATACCTGGTTATGGTTTCTCAGAGGCCCCACATAAGAAAG GGTTTGACTCTGTATGTGCAGCGCACATATTCAATAAACTGATGAAGCGTCTTGGTTTTAACAAGTACTACGTTCAGGGAGGAGACTGGGGCTGGCTTATTACCACTAATATGGCCCAGCTGGAGCCCAA TGCTGTGAAAGGCCTCCACGTTAACTTTGCTCCACCTGCAAAACCAGGCCTTCTCATGGTGTTGTCTATACTTTTTGGTCGACGATTTCCTAAACTCTTTGGCTTCACCGAACATGATGTGAAACGCCTTTTCCCTTGTATGGAAAAGCTTGTAGTGGACGCCGTGAAGGAGACTGGATACATGCACATACAATCAACTAAACCTGACACTGCAG GCCGTGGATTGAATGACTCTCCTGTTGGTTTGGCTGCCTACATTTTGGAGAAATTTTCAACCTGGACTGATCATGAATTTAAGAACCTTGAGGATGGTGGACTGGAGAG GAAGTTTTCACTTGATGATCTTCTGACGAATGTGATGATCTACTGGACCTCTAGGTGCATTATATCCTCAATGCGTTTCTACAAAGAGAACTTTGGCAAAGGCTTAAACCAGCCCCATGCAAA GCTTCCAGTTTACATTCCAACAGCTGTGGCCTCTTTCCCCAATGAGTTGATGCACACCCCAAAATTGTGGGTGACACAGAAATACCGTAGGCTCAAGACTTACACTCCCATGGCCCGTGGGGGCCATTTTGCTGCTATGGAGGAGCCGCAGTTACTGGCAGAGGATGTTCAGAACTTTGTCAAGATTGTAGAGAAGAGAAAGAAGAAATGA
- the srp9 gene encoding signal recognition particle 9 kDa protein, with protein sequence MPYYQTWEEFARAAEKLYLTDPMKVRVVLKYRHCDGNLCMKVTDDAVCLQYKTDQAQDVKKIEKLHGKLMRLMVSKETHSGSMETD encoded by the exons ATGCCTTATTATCAGACGTGGGAAGAGTTTGCGCGAGCTGCAGAAAAACTTTATTTGACGGACCCGATGAAG GTCAGAGTGGTTCTAAAATATCGACACTGTGATGGAAATCTCTGTATGAAGGTCACAGATGATGCTGTG TGTTTACAGTATAAGACTGACCAGGCCCAAGATGTGAAGAAGATTGAGAAACTGCATGGGAAGTTGATGAGATTAATGGTCTCCAAAGAGACCCACAGTGGATCCATGGAAACGGACTGA
- the slc5a6a gene encoding solute carrier family 5 member 6a isoform X2, producing MGDVVQMHFSTVDYVIFAVLLVASTGIGLYYAFSGGRQRTTQEFLLADRSMRCLPVSLSLLATFQSAVAILGAPSEIYTHGTQYWFLGCSYFLGLLIPAHIFIPVFYRLRLSSAYEYLELRFSQSVRICGTVTFIFQMVIYMGVVLYAPALALNAVTGFDLWGAVLAMGLVSTLYTALGGLKAVIWTDVFQTIVMFAGQLAVIVVGTHQAGGIAEVWRKAQNGSRISGLDLNPDPLERHTFWTLGVGGVFLMLALYGVNQAQVQRYLSSRTEKEAIMSCYAVFPCQQIVLTLGCLMGLVMFARYGEESPLDKGYVKTNDQMVLYFVMDVLRDLPGLPGLFVACLFSGALSTISSAFNSLATVTMEDLIKPHVPVMTEARATLLSKMLAIGYGLVCLAMAYLASLMGSVLQAALSIFGMVGGPLLGVFCLGMFFPWANSTGALVGLASGLVMAFWIGIGSFVSRMATSAPPVINATIIPDIGNMTTAVMTTLITAKPRPTGVQALYSLSYMWYSAHNSTTVVVVGLLVSFLTGPWKEKDLNPGTIYPVLGNLLFFLPQRYKEKLCCVTPLEDKFLCYSPKFWTTSLTRWPRKRSTVLPALKRKTRSGKRREYR from the exons ATGGGGGACGTTGTTCAAATGCACTTCAGCACAGTGGATTATGTGATTTTTGCTGTGCTGCTAGTGGCCTCCACTGGAATCGGCCTTTACTATGCCTTCTCAGGGGGTCGCCAGAGGACCACACAGGAGTTCCTGCTGGCCGACCGCAGCATGCGCTGCCTTCCGGTGTCCCTTTCGCTGCTGGCCACCTTTCAGTCAGCGGTGGCCATTCTGGGTGCTCCATCTGAGATTTACACACATGGCACGCAGTACTGGTTCCTAGGCTGCTCCTACTTCCTGGGCCTGCTCATCCCTGCACACATTTTCATACCGGTTTTCTATCGGCTCCGCCTTAGCAGCGCCTAcgag TATCTGGAGCTTCGTTTTAGTCAAAGCGTTCGGATATGTGGCACTGTGACCTTCATCTTTCAGATG GTTATCTATATGGGAGTTGTTCTGTATGCTCCCGCACTTGCACTAAATGCAG TAACAGGTTTTGACCTTTGGGGGGCAGTACTAGCCATGGGATTGGTGAGCACACTTTATACAGCATTG GGTGGTCTGAAAGCAGTGATCTGGACAGACGTGTTCCAGACAATCGTGATGTTTGCAGGGCAGCTGGCAGTGATCGTGGTAGGTACCCACCAGGCTGGTGGCATCGCCGAAGTATGGAGGAAAGCACAAAACGGCAGCCGTATCTCAGGCCTTGA CCTGAACCCTGACCCCTTAGAAAGGCACACGTTTTGGACTCTAGGAGTGGGGGGTGTTTTCCTCATGCTGGCCCTGTATGGAGTGAATCAGGCTCAGGTCCAGAGATACCTCAGCTCCCGCACAGAGAAAGAGGCCATCAT GTCCTGCTATGCTGTGTTTCCATGCCAACAGATCGTGCTCACATTGGGCTGCTTAATGGGTCTTGTTATGTTTGCTCGATATGGGGAGGAGAGCCCCCTGGATAAGGGCTACGTCAAAACAAATGACCAG ATGGTGCTGTACTTTGTAATGGATGTGTTAAGAGATCTTCCTGGTTTACCAGGACTGTTTGTTGCCTGCCTGTTTAGTGGAGCTCTCag TACAATCTCATCTGCCTTCAACTCCCTGGCAACGGTTACCATGGAGGACCTGATTAAACCACATGTCCCTGTCATGACGGAGGCTCGTGCCACCCTGTTATCAAAAATGTTGG CTATTGGCTATGGGCTTGTGTGTCTAGCCATGGCGTACCTCGCATCCTTAATGGGCTCTGTGCTGCAG GCGGCACTCAGTATATTTGGGATGGTGGGAGGACCTCTTCTTGGCGTTTTTTGTCTTGGCATGTTTTTCCCTTGGGCCAATTCCACT GGTGCTCTGGTTGGACTGGCATCAGGGCTGGTCATGGCTTTCTGGATCGGTATCGGCAGCTTTGTTTCACGAATGGCTACATCTGCACCACCTGTGATAAATGCCACCATCATACCTGATATAGGAAACATGACAACAGCTGTCATGACGACGCTCATCACAGCTAAACCCAG gCCTACTGGAGTTCAGGCTCTGTACTCTTTATCATACATGTGGTACAGTGCTCATAATTCTACTACGGTTGTGGTGGTGGGACTACTGGTCAGTTTTCTGACAG GGCCTTGGAAGGAGAAGGACTTAAACCCAGGTACGATTTACCCTGTGCTTGGCAATTTACTATTCTTTCTGCCCCAACGGTACAAGGAGAAACTATGCTGTGTAACCCCACTGGAAGACAAG TTTCTATGCTATAGTCCAAAGTTCTGGACCACCAGCCTTACCAGATGGCCCAGAAAGAGATCAACGGTGTTGCCTGCACTAAAGAGGAAGACAAGATCAGGGAAGAGGAGGGAGTACAGATAA
- the slc5a6a gene encoding solute carrier family 5 member 6a isoform X1: MGDVVQMHFSTVDYVIFAVLLVASTGIGLYYAFSGGRQRTTQEFLLADRSMRCLPVSLSLLATFQSAVAILGAPSEIYTHGTQYWFLGCSYFLGLLIPAHIFIPVFYRLRLSSAYEYLELRFSQSVRICGTVTFIFQMVIYMGVVLYAPALALNAVTGFDLWGAVLAMGLVSTLYTALGGLKAVIWTDVFQTIVMFAGQLAVIVVGTHQAGGIAEVWRKAQNGSRISGLDLNPDPLERHTFWTLGVGGVFLMLALYGVNQAQVQRYLSSRTEKEAIMSCYAVFPCQQIVLTLGCLMGLVMFARYGEESPLDKGYVKTNDQMVLYFVMDVLRDLPGLPGLFVACLFSGALSTISSAFNSLATVTMEDLIKPHVPVMTEARATLLSKMLAIGYGLVCLAMAYLASLMGSVLQAALSIFGMVGGPLLGVFCLGMFFPWANSTGALVGLASGLVMAFWIGIGSFVSRMATSAPPVINATIIPDIGNMTTAVMTTLITAKPRPTGVQALYSLSYMWYSAHNSTTVVVVGLLVSFLTGPWKEKDLNPGTIYPVLGNLLFFLPQRYKEKLCCVTPLEDKSKVLDHQPYQMAQKEINGVACTKEEDKIREEEGVQITAQPTCNLAHTVQETAL; this comes from the exons ATGGGGGACGTTGTTCAAATGCACTTCAGCACAGTGGATTATGTGATTTTTGCTGTGCTGCTAGTGGCCTCCACTGGAATCGGCCTTTACTATGCCTTCTCAGGGGGTCGCCAGAGGACCACACAGGAGTTCCTGCTGGCCGACCGCAGCATGCGCTGCCTTCCGGTGTCCCTTTCGCTGCTGGCCACCTTTCAGTCAGCGGTGGCCATTCTGGGTGCTCCATCTGAGATTTACACACATGGCACGCAGTACTGGTTCCTAGGCTGCTCCTACTTCCTGGGCCTGCTCATCCCTGCACACATTTTCATACCGGTTTTCTATCGGCTCCGCCTTAGCAGCGCCTAcgag TATCTGGAGCTTCGTTTTAGTCAAAGCGTTCGGATATGTGGCACTGTGACCTTCATCTTTCAGATG GTTATCTATATGGGAGTTGTTCTGTATGCTCCCGCACTTGCACTAAATGCAG TAACAGGTTTTGACCTTTGGGGGGCAGTACTAGCCATGGGATTGGTGAGCACACTTTATACAGCATTG GGTGGTCTGAAAGCAGTGATCTGGACAGACGTGTTCCAGACAATCGTGATGTTTGCAGGGCAGCTGGCAGTGATCGTGGTAGGTACCCACCAGGCTGGTGGCATCGCCGAAGTATGGAGGAAAGCACAAAACGGCAGCCGTATCTCAGGCCTTGA CCTGAACCCTGACCCCTTAGAAAGGCACACGTTTTGGACTCTAGGAGTGGGGGGTGTTTTCCTCATGCTGGCCCTGTATGGAGTGAATCAGGCTCAGGTCCAGAGATACCTCAGCTCCCGCACAGAGAAAGAGGCCATCAT GTCCTGCTATGCTGTGTTTCCATGCCAACAGATCGTGCTCACATTGGGCTGCTTAATGGGTCTTGTTATGTTTGCTCGATATGGGGAGGAGAGCCCCCTGGATAAGGGCTACGTCAAAACAAATGACCAG ATGGTGCTGTACTTTGTAATGGATGTGTTAAGAGATCTTCCTGGTTTACCAGGACTGTTTGTTGCCTGCCTGTTTAGTGGAGCTCTCag TACAATCTCATCTGCCTTCAACTCCCTGGCAACGGTTACCATGGAGGACCTGATTAAACCACATGTCCCTGTCATGACGGAGGCTCGTGCCACCCTGTTATCAAAAATGTTGG CTATTGGCTATGGGCTTGTGTGTCTAGCCATGGCGTACCTCGCATCCTTAATGGGCTCTGTGCTGCAG GCGGCACTCAGTATATTTGGGATGGTGGGAGGACCTCTTCTTGGCGTTTTTTGTCTTGGCATGTTTTTCCCTTGGGCCAATTCCACT GGTGCTCTGGTTGGACTGGCATCAGGGCTGGTCATGGCTTTCTGGATCGGTATCGGCAGCTTTGTTTCACGAATGGCTACATCTGCACCACCTGTGATAAATGCCACCATCATACCTGATATAGGAAACATGACAACAGCTGTCATGACGACGCTCATCACAGCTAAACCCAG gCCTACTGGAGTTCAGGCTCTGTACTCTTTATCATACATGTGGTACAGTGCTCATAATTCTACTACGGTTGTGGTGGTGGGACTACTGGTCAGTTTTCTGACAG GGCCTTGGAAGGAGAAGGACTTAAACCCAGGTACGATTTACCCTGTGCTTGGCAATTTACTATTCTTTCTGCCCCAACGGTACAAGGAGAAACTATGCTGTGTAACCCCACTGGAAGACAAG TCCAAAGTTCTGGACCACCAGCCTTACCAGATGGCCCAGAAAGAGATCAACGGTGTTGCCTGCACTAAAGAGGAAGACAAGATCAGGGAAGAGGAGGGAGTACAGATAACCGCCCAGCCAACTTGTAACCTGGCCCATACGGTACAGGAAACGGCTTTGTGA